In a single window of the Verrucomicrobia bacterium CG1_02_43_26 genome:
- a CDS encoding dTDP-4-dehydrorhamnose reductase: MKNTSVLLLGGGGYVASAYKRFFFGQSIPFYSLSRQEVDYTIPGQLAAFLKNSAFDFVINAAGYTGKPNVDACEMHKAECLAGNAVLPGVVREACEENNIPWGHVSSGCIYSGARPDGAGFKEEDTPNFCFRSNNCSFYSGTKGLGEEVLEGAVNCYIWRLRIPFDEFNGPRNYLSKLMQYDTLLNVQNSISHLGEFVQATWESWKKHIPFGIYNVTNPGSITAKEITEIMKETKVCVKDFRFFTDEDEFMQKAAKTPRSNCILDSSKIMGYGIPLTEVNEVVMKTLLNWKN; encoded by the coding sequence ATGAAAAACACTAGCGTATTGCTTTTGGGTGGAGGCGGCTATGTGGCTTCAGCTTACAAGCGCTTTTTTTTCGGTCAAAGTATCCCGTTTTACAGTTTGAGTCGACAGGAAGTTGATTATACTATTCCGGGGCAATTAGCTGCATTTTTAAAGAATAGCGCTTTTGACTTTGTAATCAATGCTGCGGGGTACACGGGAAAACCGAACGTGGATGCTTGTGAAATGCATAAGGCAGAATGTCTGGCGGGAAATGCTGTTTTGCCAGGTGTGGTTCGGGAGGCTTGTGAGGAGAATAATATTCCGTGGGGGCATGTTTCTTCTGGATGTATTTACTCTGGCGCACGGCCTGATGGGGCGGGTTTTAAAGAAGAGGATACTCCTAACTTTTGTTTTAGATCGAATAATTGCAGCTTCTACAGTGGTACAAAAGGTCTTGGGGAGGAAGTCCTGGAGGGTGCTGTAAATTGCTACATTTGGCGTCTCAGGATCCCTTTTGATGAGTTCAATGGGCCGCGTAACTATCTCAGCAAGCTTATGCAATATGATACCCTACTAAATGTTCAAAATTCTATCTCTCATTTAGGGGAATTTGTTCAAGCTACTTGGGAATCCTGGAAAAAGCATATTCCCTTTGGCATCTATAATGTAACCAATCCGGGCTCGATTACGGCTAAAGAGATCACCGAAATCATGAAAGAGACAAAAGTATGTGTTAAGGATTTTAGGTTTTTTACGGATGAGGACGAATTTATGCAAAAAGCAGCTAAGACACCGCGTTCCAATTGTATTTTGGATTCTTCAAAAATTATGGGTTATGGTATTCCCCTCACTGAGGTGAATGAAGTTGTGATGAAAACTTTATTAAATTGGAAAAACTGA
- a CDS encoding nucleotide sugar epimerase gives MKTFLVTGVAGFIASKVAEYLLDAGNCVVALDNLNDYYDVRLKQHRLEQLKDYENFVFHPIDIEDKPALEGLFKEHNFDCVFNLAARAGVRYSMENPHVYMTTNVIGTLNLLECMKDKENKKLVLASTSSLYAGQKMPFSEDLPVNTPISPYAASKKAAEVTAYSYHHLYGIDVSIVRYFTVYGPAGRPDMSIFRFIKWIDTGQPLELFGTGEQSRDFTYIDDIARGTILASRPLGYEIINLGGGKEPTTLLEVIHSIEQALGKKAKIEHKPFHKADLMETQADANKAQKLLGWKAEVSIQEGLQASVDWYFANKSWLKDVVV, from the coding sequence ATGAAAACTTTTTTAGTGACGGGAGTTGCCGGGTTTATTGCCTCAAAAGTAGCCGAATATTTATTGGATGCAGGCAACTGTGTTGTCGCCTTGGATAACCTGAATGACTATTACGATGTACGCCTTAAGCAACACCGGCTTGAGCAGCTTAAGGATTATGAGAATTTCGTCTTTCACCCCATTGACATTGAAGACAAACCAGCCCTGGAAGGTTTATTTAAAGAACATAACTTTGACTGCGTCTTTAACCTTGCGGCTAGAGCGGGCGTTCGGTACAGCATGGAAAACCCTCATGTTTACATGACGACAAACGTTATCGGCACGCTCAACTTACTTGAGTGCATGAAGGATAAAGAGAATAAGAAGCTGGTTCTTGCTTCTACTTCCTCGCTGTACGCGGGGCAAAAAATGCCCTTCAGCGAAGACCTGCCTGTCAATACGCCCATTTCGCCCTATGCAGCCTCTAAAAAAGCAGCGGAAGTAACCGCTTATTCTTACCATCATCTCTATGGAATAGATGTTTCCATCGTGCGGTACTTCACCGTCTACGGACCGGCTGGAAGACCTGATATGAGCATTTTCCGCTTCATAAAGTGGATTGATACAGGCCAACCCCTCGAACTTTTTGGCACAGGCGAGCAATCTAGAGACTTTACCTACATCGATGACATAGCTCGCGGAACCATCTTGGCCTCTCGGCCCCTAGGCTACGAAATTATCAACCTAGGCGGAGGCAAGGAGCCGACAACCCTTCTAGAAGTCATTCACTCGATCGAACAAGCACTGGGGAAGAAGGCGAAAATAGAGCATAAACCCTTCCATAAAGCGGATCTCATGGAAACACAGGCCGATGCCAATAAAGCCCAAAAGCTACTCGGCTGGAAAGCAGAAGTCTCTATTCAAGAAGGCCTTCAGGCCTCTGTGGATTGGTACTTTGCCAATAAATCTTGGTTAAAGGACGTTGTGGTGTGA